In Caldalkalibacillus thermarum, the genomic window AGATTGGGAAATTCCCGATCCATAACCTCAACGACAAAAGTCAAGGCTTGGCGATAAACCTGTAATGTATCATCAAATATGTTGGAATGACTGGTGATTTTATGACGCAGGGTTTTAACCACCTTCACAATAAACACCTGCCAAAACACATGTTCTTATGATATAGTATATCAAAGTAACAGTTAGTTGTAAACGATAGGTGGGTGAATGAAATGCAAGATTTTAAGCGAAACCGTCACGCTGTATATCGTCTTGTCTACCATTTAGTTGTCGTGACCAAATACAGACACTCCTGCATTACGCCAGAGATGATGAATCGGTTAAAAGAAATAGCGATTAAACTGTTTAATCAATGGAACGCTGAAATTATTGAAATGAATGGGGAAAGCGACCATATCCATATTTTGTTTGAAGCACCACCACAAGTGCAGTTATCTAAACTGATCAACAATTTTAAAACCGTCTCATCACGTTATATCCGCAAGGAATTTGCTGATCATCTGAAAAAGCATTATTGGAAACCCTACTTTTGGAGTAGAAGTTACATGTTATTTACCACTGGCGGCGCACCACTGGAAGTGATTAAGGCCTATATTGAGCAACAAGGTAAGAAAAACGGCTAACCCCACCCATGCTTCGCACTGGATGGGGAATGCGCCGTATTATTATAGTTCAAACCTTGCTCAATATCATTCCTACCAATCCTTTAGCTGCCTTGGCAGAGGGATCGATTCTGCAAATTATCTTCTTTGCCATCTTTTTAGGCTTGGGCATCACGCTGGTTGGAGAACGGGCCAAGCCGGTTTATCATTTTTTTGATGGTCTGGCTGAAGTCATGTACCGTATCACGGGTATTGTCATGTTACTGGCTCCCATAGGCGTTTTTGGCCTTGTGGCTCCTGTCGTCGGACAGCACGGTCTTTCTGTTCTGCTGCCCTTGCTGAAAGTGATCGTGGCGGTCGGGCTGGCCTGCCTGTTGCATGTGCTCATCACCTACTCCATTCTGGTTAAAACATTGGGCAAAATGAGCCCGCTCAGATTTTTAAAAGGTATTGCTCCGGCCGGGATTGTGGCCTTCAGTACCACAAGCAGTGCCGGTACGTTGCCGGTCACCATTAAAAACACCCGTGAAAATCTGGGCGTCTCCCACAGCACCAGCAGTTTCGTGTTGCCTTTAGGTGCCACGATCAACATGGATGGGACGGCTATTTATCAAGGGGTCGCGGTCATCTTTATTGCCCAGTTTTTTGGTCTGGAGCTGACTTTTACGCAATTACTCACCATTGTGCTGACAGCAACATTTGCCTCCATTGGCACGGCAGGTGTTCCCGGTGCAGGGCTGATTATGCTGACCATGGTGCTGAACGCAGTGAACATGCCTATCGAGGGAATTGCCCTGATTGCCGGCATCGACCGTATTTTGGACATGTTCCGCACCTCTGTGAACGTGGTGGGGGATGCTTCGGCTGCTGTGGTGGTGGATGCCACAGAGAAACAGAATGAGTCTGACAGTAAGTCTGCCGGTCAGGGAAGCACTATTTAGGAAACACCTCTGTCAAGTTAAGCTCAGAACCACCTGTTGTATCAGTATGCAAATGAAGAGGAAGGGTTGTTTCCCCTTCCTCTGTTGTGTTAATGGCGTTCGCCAAATTGAAAGCCACCTGACGGGGTGGCTTTTATCGTGGATTTATGGGCTTTGCAATAGATCATGGTTGTCGTCAGGCTGTATCTCCTTCAATCAATTCAACATCGACGATGGTATTGCTAATCATCTCTTCTTCTGGACCTGTCACCATTTTAATCAAGGTAGAACATAATACTTTTCCGATATTGTCAATCGGTTGTTTAATGGTGGTCAGCTTGGGGATTTGCAGCATCCGTGTAAAGCTGTGAAAGTCATAACCGATGATTTTCAGTTGTTCAGGGACTTTGATCCCTTGTTGATATGCATAAACGTAGAGGGCATAGGCCACCATGTCATTGCTGCAAAAAACGCCATCAAAATGGTCCAGTTCCCGGGAGACTTTATCATTAATCAGCTGCCAATAATAATCAAATGTTAATTTGTTAAATTCACACTCTATGATTTTAAAGGGAATGTTATGGTGCATACATGTCAGTTTAAACGCGTCAGCCCGCCGGTTGGACAACATGTCCAGATCCAAGGGACCGGAGATGTGCAATAAGCGTTGGCATCCCTTGGAGATCAGATACTCCGTAGCCAATGTCCCTCCCCGGAAATTATCGGAACAGACATAGGGAATGTCCTCTGCGATAATACGGTCAAAGGAAACAATAGGAAGTTTCACTTTTTTATATTCCTCAATATCCAGGGTATGGCTGCACATGATAATCCCGTCTACCCTGTTTTCACGCAACATGGCAATATATTTTTCCTCTTTTTCACGATTATCCGCAGAATTGCAAATTAAGATCTTATAGTTTTGTTCATGGGCGTACATTTCAATATATTTAATGAGTTCAGCAAAGAAAGGATGGTTGGAATCCGGAACAATGACCCCTAGCAAATAAGTTTGGTTTCTTTGCAAAGCCCGGGCAATTTGATTAGGGGTATAATCGATCTCTTTCATCGCTTGTTCCACTTTCCGGCGCGTCTCTTTGCTGATATAACCCCTATTATTTAAAACCCGTGAAACTGTGGTTACGGACACGCCCGCTTTTTTAGCCACATCTTTAATACTGGGCATGGAACAACCTCCCTTCTCGCTATCCGGCTTTCCTTCATCATCCAATTATCTGCAGACTCTACTATTTGGATGACAG contains:
- the tnpA gene encoding IS200/IS605 family transposase, whose product is MQDFKRNRHAVYRLVYHLVVVTKYRHSCITPEMMNRLKEIAIKLFNQWNAEIIEMNGESDHIHILFEAPPQVQLSKLINNFKTVSSRYIRKEFADHLKKHYWKPYFWSRSYMLFTTGGAPLEVIKAYIEQQGKKNG
- a CDS encoding LacI family DNA-binding transcriptional regulator, with translation MPSIKDVAKKAGVSVTTVSRVLNNRGYISKETRRKVEQAMKEIDYTPNQIARALQRNQTYLLGVIVPDSNHPFFAELIKYIEMYAHEQNYKILICNSADNREKEEKYIAMLRENRVDGIIMCSHTLDIEEYKKVKLPIVSFDRIIAEDIPYVCSDNFRGGTLATEYLISKGCQRLLHISGPLDLDMLSNRRADAFKLTCMHHNIPFKIIECEFNKLTFDYYWQLINDKVSRELDHFDGVFCSNDMVAYALYVYAYQQGIKVPEQLKIIGYDFHSFTRMLQIPKLTTIKQPIDNIGKVLCSTLIKMVTGPEEEMISNTIVDVELIEGDTA